A single Nomia melanderi isolate GNS246 chromosome 13, iyNomMela1, whole genome shotgun sequence DNA region contains:
- the LOC116431440 gene encoding NADH dehydrogenase [ubiquinone] 1 alpha subcomplex assembly factor 2 isoform X2, translating into MCNCYIGEDYYGTKYYESTSARRKNARYFIPVNKEDFEQEIPVEWESWLRYRRRDPPTEEEIKKNYDIAMMKKEKAAEIAVKFGTDKTPEALPAGKGQESFPKYEEYTEKPK; encoded by the exons ATGTGCAATTGTTATATAG GTGAAGATTATTATGGTACAAAGTATTATGAAAGTACCTCTGCACGAAGAAAAAACGCTCGTTATTTTATACCGGTAAACAAAGAGGATTTCGAGCAAGAAATACCTGTGGAATGGGAGTCTTGGTTAAGATATCGCAGGAGAGATCCACCTAccgaagaagaaataaaaaagaattacgaTATAGCAATGATGAAGAAAGAAAAAGCCGCAGAAATAGCAGTTAAATTTGGAACTGATAAAACACCCGAGGCACTTCCTGCAGGAAAGGGACAAGAATCGTTTCCCAAATACGAGGAATATACAGAGAAACCGAAATAA
- the LOC116431440 gene encoding NADH dehydrogenase [ubiquinone] 1 alpha subcomplex assembly factor 2 isoform X1 translates to MSGKERNLLLIVWKHFVASLKPSSVQRSKLIGEDYYGTKYYESTSARRKNARYFIPVNKEDFEQEIPVEWESWLRYRRRDPPTEEEIKKNYDIAMMKKEKAAEIAVKFGTDKTPEALPAGKGQESFPKYEEYTEKPK, encoded by the coding sequence ATGTCTGGGAAAGAGCGAAACTTGTTACTAATAGTTTGGAAACATTTCGTCGCTTCTTTAAAACCATCAAGTGTACAACGTTCCAAATTGATAGGTGAAGATTATTATGGTACAAAGTATTATGAAAGTACCTCTGCACGAAGAAAAAACGCTCGTTATTTTATACCGGTAAACAAAGAGGATTTCGAGCAAGAAATACCTGTGGAATGGGAGTCTTGGTTAAGATATCGCAGGAGAGATCCACCTAccgaagaagaaataaaaaagaattacgaTATAGCAATGATGAAGAAAGAAAAAGCCGCAGAAATAGCAGTTAAATTTGGAACTGATAAAACACCCGAGGCACTTCCTGCAGGAAAGGGACAAGAATCGTTTCCCAAATACGAGGAATATACAGAGAAACCGAAATAA